AATGATGGCGGCGAGTACGAGACCCGCCGTGACGCCGATGACCATCGGCATTCGCCCCCTTCATGACGGTGCCCCGTCGGCACCGCTGAACAGAGGGAGTCTTGTCCTGCTCGCGGCGGCGGAGAAGACATGTGTCCGACCTTGCCGCGTTCTTGACGGAGAAAGGTGTCAAGAGCCGCCCATGAGGGCCTCAACTGCCGTATGCGGGAGCCACATACACCGTGCGCGGCGGCAGATGCTCGATCACCGTCACCACCGTGCCCACCTCGATCCGCTGCTTCGCCGAGGCCGGATGCGCGAGGAAGTGCTCGGCGCCGCCCCGGATACGTACGATCACCTCGCCGACCAGCCCCGGTCCCACCGTCCCGGTCACCCGGCCGATCAGCCCCACCATCGAGGAGTCATCCATGCCCCGGAGCGTACCCACGCGGCACGGGTCTGGAAGACTGCCCGACGCCATGAGCCAGTTACCGAACCAGCCCATCGAAGGCCCCGTCCCGACCAGTGCCGATGTGGCACGGCTCGCCGGAGTCTCCCGGGCCACCGTGTCGTACGTACTGAACAACAACGCGGCCGTGCGGATCAGCGAACCCACCCGCCGCCGGGTCAGGGAAGCCGCCACCGAACTGGGCTATGTACCGCACGCGGGCGCCCGCAGCCTGCGCGCCGGGCACACCCGCATGGTGCTGCTGCCCACCGTGAACTTCCCGGCCGCCCCGCTCCACCACCGCTTCTTCCACCAGCTGGAATCCGGACTGCGCCGTCTCGACTACACCGTGGTCCAGTACGGCAGCACCGGCCTGGACGCCGAGGACGCGCCCCGCGCCTGGGCCGAACTCCGACCCGTCGCCGTCATCGCACCCGGCACCGTCCCCCTCACCCCGCAGGGCACGGCCGTACTCAGGCGATCCGGAGCCAGGGCCGTCATCACCCTCGGCCCGCGGCCGGTGGACGGCGCCCACGCACTGGTCATGGACCAGCGGAAGGTCGGCAGCCGCGCGGTCGGACATCTGCTGGAGCGCGGCCGGCGCCGCATCGGCGTCGTCATGCCCGAGGAATCCGGCCTCGGCCTGTTCGCCGAACCCCGGCTGGCCGGAGCCCGGCAGGCCGCACAGAGCCACGGGGTCCTCGTCGAACCGCTGGCGCTGCGGTACGAGGAGGAGTCGGCCGCACGGCTCGCCGTCCGCTGGCGCGCCCTGGGCCTCGACGCCGTGTTCGCGTACAACGACGAATACGCGATGCTCCTGATGCGGGCCCTGCAGGACGCGGGCATCGAGGTGCCACGCGAGACGGCCGTGATCGGCGCCGACGACCTGATGCTCGGCAGACTGCTGCGGCCCCGGCTCAGCACCGTGCGGATGGAGCTGGGCACGGCACAGCCGCTGGCCGACGTCGTCGACCGGCTGGTGCGCCACCCCGGCGGCGCCCCCGAGCACCACGATCTGCTGCGGGCCAGGGCGGTCCACCGCGAGTCCAGCTGAGGCACCGGGTCCGCGCGGTGCGGCAACGTGCGCACCGCGCGCCGCTTGCTTAGCGTCATGACCATGAGCCATCCGCACAGTTACGAGATCCTGCTGGTCCCCGGATTCGCCGAGGACGCCTCCGATGCCGCCGAGCCCGGCGACCCCATCCGCTCGGCGGTCGTGGCGGCGACGGGCGAGACAGGGGCATCGGGCTATCCCCGGTATTCGGGCGAAGGCATCGTGGCGGACATCGACCCGGCGACGCACACGGTCGAGGCCCTGCTGGTCGACGGCGCCGAGCTGGACTACGGCCTCTCGGTCCGGGTCAAGGAGACGAACGACGGGAGCGGCGCCGGGAGCAGCGAGGCAGGCTGAGGCCGTGCCGCCCGCGTCCGGCCACGGAAGAGGGGCCCGACCGGTCCGGTCGGGCCCCTCACCCTGCTCACGCGTGCGGCCCATGGGCCCGGCTCATGTGCGCGGAGCCTACTTCTGCTCGTTCTTCTGGTCCTCGATGGACTTGCGGACCTCGTCCATGTCCAGCTTCCTGGCCTGTCCGATGATGTCCTCCAGCGCCGCCTCCGGCAGCGCCCCGGGCTGGGCGAACACCGCCACATTGTCCCGGACGATCATCAGCGTGGGAATGGAACGGATCTCGAACGCCGCCGCCAGTTCCTGCTGCGCCTCCGTGTCGACCTTGGCGAAGACCAGGTCGTCGTGGCGCTCGGAGGCCGCGTCGTAGACCGGCGCGAACTGCCGGCACGGGCCGCACCAGGAAGCCCAGAAGTCGATCAGGACGAACCCGCTGTCGCTGACAACCTGATCGAAGTTTTCCTTGGTGAGCTCAACGGTGCTCATGCTCTGCTACCTCTTCCTCTGCTGCCCGCTCGGTTCTGTCCGACACAACGGTGACGGAACTTGCGCTATTCCGCCTGCCCATGTGGCCGTCGCGCACACCCACGACCAGACTGTCTCCCATGACTGATGCTTCCTTGAACACCGAATACGACGTCGTGGTGATCGGAGCGGGTCCGGTGGGTGAGAACGTCGCCGACCGGGCGCGTGCCGCCGGGCTGAGCACGGCGGTCGTCGAGGCGGAACTCATCGGCGGCGAGTGCTCGTACTGGGCCTGCATGCCCAGCAAGGCCCTGCTGCGCCCCGTCGTCGCCCGTGCGGACGCCCGCCGCCTGCCCGGCCTCAGCGACGCCGTGCAGGGACCGCTGGACACGAAAGCGGTCCTCGCCCGCCGAGACGCCTTCGCCTCGAACTGGAAGGACGACGGACAGGCCGCCTGGGTGGAGGGCATCGGGGCGGACATCTACCGGGGCCAGGGCCGGATCACCGGGGTGAGGACGGCCTCGGTCACCGCCCCCGACGGCACGGAACACCGGCTCACCGCCCGGCACGCCATCGCCGTCTGCACCGGCAGCCGCGCCGTCGTCCCCAATCTGCCCGGCGTCGAGGGGGCTCACCCCTGGACCAGCCGGGAGGCGACGAGCGCCAAGGAGGTGCCCGGCCGCCTCGTGATCGTCGGAGGCGGGGTCGTCGGGGTGGAGATGGCCACCGTCTGGCAGGCCCTCGGCGCCCGGGTGACGATGCTGATCCGCGGCAAGGGGCTCCTACCCAAGATGGAACCCTTCGCGGGCGAGCTGGTCGCCGAGGCCCTGGCGGAGGGCGGCGCCGACATCCGTACCGGAGTCTCGGCGACCTCCGTACGGCGTACCGCCCCGGACGGCCCGGTCACCGTGGAGCTGGACAACGGCGAACGCGTCGAGGCCGACGAGATCCTCTTCGCCACCGGCCGCGCCCCGCGCACCGACGACCTCGGCCTGGAAACGGTGGGCCTGACACCCGGCTCCTGGCTCACCGTCGACGACAGCTGCCGCGTCGACGGCACCACCTGGCTCTACGCGATCGGCGACGTCAACCACCGGGCGCTCCTCACCCACCAGGGCAAGTACCAGGCGCGCATCGCGGGCGCCGCGATCGCCGCCCGCGCCGCGGGCGTCCCGCTGCTGGAGACCGAGCGCTGGGGCGCCCACGCGGCCACCGCCGACCACGCGGCCGTCCCCCAGGTCGTCTTCACCGACCCCGAGGCCGGCGCGGTCGGACTCACCCTCGCCGAGGCCGAGGAGGCCGGCCACCGGGTGCGCGCCGTCGACTACGACCTCGCGGCGGTGGCGGGCTCCGGCCTGTACGCGGACGGCTACCGCGGCCGCGCCCGGATGGTCGTGGACCTCGACCGGGAGATCCTGCTCGGCGTCACCTTCGTCGGACCCGGCATCGGCGAGCTGGTGCACTCGGCGACGGTCGCGGTCGCGGGCGAGGTCCCCATCGACCGGCTGTGGCACGCCGTCCCCGCGTATCCGACGATCAGCGAGATCTGGCTGCGTCTGCTGGAGACGTACCGGGACGCGTAGGCACCGGCCCGCCCGTCTCCGGCAGGTCCCCGGGCGGGGCGGCATCCGTACCGACCGTGACGACGGCCGCGAGCAGCGACTTCGTGTACGGGTGCCGCGGCGCGCCGAACACCTCCTCGGCCGTCCCCTCCTCCACCACCTCCGCGTCCGAGTGCCGGCTCGTCGAGCTGCACCCACCGGGCACCGGCCGCACGCAGATCGGCCAGCACCTCGGCGTACACCGGCAGCAGCCGGTCGAGCAGCGTCAACGGCTCGAAAACGGCGGCGACCCCCGGAGCCGGCTTGGCCAGCAGCAGATACGTCACCGGCCCGACGAGCACCGGCCGGGGGCTGAGCCCGAGGGCCAGAGCCTCCTCGAACTCCGTGACCTGCTTGGCGGAGTCGGCGGCGAACACGGTGTCGGGGCCGAGCGCCGGCACCAGATAGTGGTAGTTCGTGTCGAACCACTTGGTCATTTCGAGCGGCGCGACATCCTGCGTACCGCGCGCCATCGCGAAGTAGCCGTCCAGGCCGTGGGCGGTGACGGCTTCGCGATGCCTGGCCGGTACGGCACCGACCATCACGCTGGTGTCCAGCACATGGTCGTAGTACGAGAAGTCGCCGGTCGGGACCTCCTGGATGCCGTCGGCGGTGAGCCGGCGCCAGTTGGTGCGGCGGAGGTCTGCGGCGGTCTTCCGGAGGTCGGCCGCGGTGACACGGCCCTTCCAGTACCCCTCGACGGCCCTCTTCAGCTCCCGGTCGCCGCCTTGGCGGGGATAGCCGTACACGGTGGCCCGGGCTGCCGCGGCTGCGGACTTGCTGGTCACGGAACTCTCCTTCGCGAGCGTGTGTCCTGATACGACCCCGGGACGGATCGAAGGCGCGAAGGGATGACGGACCGGGCGCGGCCGCGACGCCGCACCGGCGCGCATGCCCTGCCCGATATGTACGCCGACCCGCCCACGAGGTCACCGGAATCACCTTGTGCGTCCGACGCGCACGGGCAGTGGCAGGTCTTCGGACTCGCGGGCACTTCTCGCGTACGGGACACGAGACACCTACTGGCCGTCGCTTCCCGGAACCCGTATCGGGTCCAGTGCTTGATGACGGCGGTCGTTCCCACTCACCGCTGCGGGGCAGTCCCGGATTCCCACCGGGTTCCCTCTTACGACGCGCCTGCCTGGCGGACAGGGCGAACCAGCTGCACCACCACCCTAGGCGCTGACCAGCGGTTCCGGCACCTCAGTTGGGCATGCCGTGAGCTACTACGGACGCCGTGGGTTGCCCTGGGCGGCGGACAGCGGCCGGCCACAGCGCAGGTTCCACCGCCCGGACCGGCCGCTGAGCCCTGTCAGCGTCAGCGGGGCGACGTCCAGGCGCCAGAACGCCTCCGCAGGCAGCGCCAGTGCCCGTACGATCACCGCCCGCACCACCGCGGGCTCGACGACCCCCAGCACACGGCCGCCCCCGTCGCCGTACGGGGCCCCCGCGGACTCCAGCCAGCGGCCCACCCGCGCACAGAACTCCAGCAGTGATTCGCCGCCGTGCGGAGCAGCCGAAGGATCGGTCAGCCAGGCCGATACCGCCTCCGGCTCGTTTCCGCTCACCGTCGCCAGCCGCTGCCCGCTCCACCGGCCCATGTCCCAGTCCCGGAGCCCGGGTTCGGGCTCGGCGCGCAAGCCCAGCGCATCGGCGGTCCCGGTGCAGCGCCCGGACGGCCCGCGCACATGGCGGTCGGCCGCGGGCACTTCCGGTGCGGCGGCCCGGGCCTGTCGCACGCCGGCGGCGTCGAGCGGCGCGTCACCGCCGAAGCGGGCCTCGCGCAAGGCGGCGTCGAGCGCCGGTGAGATCAACATCACCTGTACCGTCATGACCGGGTCAACTCCTTGAACTGTGGCCCCACACGTGCGCCCACCATGGCATCCGAGCACTTCGGCCCGGCCGAAGGGGCCATGGCCCTGCCTGCTTCCAGGCGGTATCGTCGCGACGAACATGACGAAGGTGTGACGGAAGTCCGGTGAGAACCCGGCACGGTCGCGCCACTGTGAACCCGTACCCCTACGGGAAGTCAGACCCGGCACCTTCGTCTCAGGCACCACGAACGGGACGCGTGTTCCCCCAGGAGGTTCTGCCATGGCACAGATTGCTGCCCCCGCCACCGCCGCACCGGCGATCACCCCCATCTCCCTGAAGGCCATCGCCCCTTGGGCGGTCTTCTTCGGCATCCTCATGCTCGTACTGCTGTACTTCGTCGGCGCCGAGCAGGGCGCCACCGCGGTCATCTCCGGCGAAGGTGTCCACGAGTGGGTCCACGACGGCCGCCACCTCCTCGGTTTCCCCTGCCACTGACGTACCGTCCGATCCAGGGGAAAACCTCATGAACTCCATTTCTGTCAGAGCCCTGCTCGTTCGCGGCATGCTGGCGGGCCTTGTCGCGGGCGCGCTCGCCCTCGTGGTCGCCTACTTCCTCGGCGAGTCCCGGGTGGACGCGGCCATCGCGCTCGAAGAGGCGCACAGCCATGACCACGGTGGCGGCGAGGAACTCGTCAGCCGCACCATGCAGTCCACCGCGGGCCTCGCCACCGGTGTGCTCGTCTTCGGTGTGGCGATCGGTGGTATCGCCGCCCTCGTCTTCTGTTACGCCCTCGGCCGGATCGGCAGATTCGGGCCGAGGGCCACGGCCGCCCTGATCGCGGGCGCGGCCCTGCTGACGGTGTACGTCGTGCCGTTCCTGAAGTACCCGGCCAACCCGCCGGCCGTCGGCAACCCGGACACCATCGGCCGGCGCACCGCCCTGTTCTTCCTGATGGTCGCGCTCAGCGTGCTGCTGGCCGTCGCCGCCGTGATCCTCGGCAAGCGGCTGGCTCCCCGCCTGGGCAACTGGAACGCGACGATCGCCGCATCGGCCGCCTATGTCCTCGTGATCGGACTCGCGTACGCGTTCCTGCCCTCGTTCAACGAGGTCGGAAAGGATTTCCCGGCCGCCCTGCTGTGGGAGTTCCGCCTGGCCACCCTCGCCGTACAGGCCACCCTCTGGATCACCTTCGGCCTCGTCTTCGGCGGGCTGACGGAACGGCTCCTCGTGCCGAGGACGGAGTCGGTGAGGACCGGAAGCGGCACGGCGAACCGGCCTGCCGCAGCTTCCGGCTGACCGGCGCGGGACCGCCCCACCAGAAGACATCGGAACCCGCGGGGAAACTCCCGGCGGGTTCCGGCGTTTTCTGCCGCGATCGCGGACCTACTCCTTTCCGCCCCGCCGGTCCCAGTCGATCCGGTAGTGCTTCAGCAGCGTGTCCTCCCGGACCAGGCGCATGCCCACGGCTGTCATGACGCGCTGGGACGCGAGGTTGTCCAGATCGGTGTCACCGTGCACGCAGCTCACGCCCTGCTCGCGGGCGAACAGGAGCAGTGCGCGCAGCGCCTCGGAGGCGTACCCCATGCCCTGCGCCGAGGGGGCGAGGCCGTAGCCGATCGTGACGTGCCCGTTCTCGTCCGGTGCGCCATGGAATCCCAGCCCGCCGATCACCATCCCGTCCTCGCGTCGGCGTATCTCGTACGAGCCGAAGGGGCTGGGGTCGCCCTTCGCCGCGCAGGCGCCGAGGAAACGCTCGGCCGCGGCCATCTCGCCGGGGGACGGGTATCCGGGTGCCCAGCGGGCGCCGTCGCCCGGCTTGCCCGCCATCACCTGCAGGGCGTCGGAGGCGGTCATCAGGCGGAGCAGGAGGCGGGGTGTTTCGAGGTCGGTCATGACCGAGTGAACTACCACGCGGGGCGGGCGGGCGGCATCCGGATTGTCCTGCGGGCGCGTCCGAGCGGCACCGGGGTAGCGCTTGACGTATCGATGTTACGAGCAACGGGTAGCGTCGCTATGGTATTGGTGTTAGCGTTGCTTTCATCGGGTTACGGAATCCACCGGCCCACCTGAAACAGGGAGCACTGTCATGAGCGAGCAGAACACCACCGCACGCCGCGTAGCGATCGTCACCGGAGGGTCGCGGGGCATCGGCCGCGAGAGCGCCGAGCGGCTGGCATCCGACGGATTCGCCGTCGTCATCAACTACGCGGGCAATCGGACCGAGGCCGAATCGGCGGTCGCGGCGATCACCGCGGCCGGCGGGCAGGCCATCGCCTTCCGCGCCGACGTGGCCGACGAGGTCGCGGTCGCGGCCCTCTTCGACACGGCTGAGGAGTCCTTCGGTGGAGTCGACGTGGTGGTGCACGCGGCCGGTGTCATGACGCTGGCGCCGCTGGTCGACACCGATCTGGACGCACTTGACCGGATGCACCGCACCAACATCCGCGGAACGTTCGTCGTCGACCAGCAGGCGGCCCGCCGCCTGCGCAAGGGCGGGGCGATCGTCAACTTCTCCAGCTCCGTGCTGGCGCTGGCCATGCCCGGCTACAGCGCCTACGCCGCCACGAAGGGCGCCGTCGAGGCAATGACCCTGATCCTGGCCCGGGAGCTGCGCGGGCGGGACATCACGGTCAACGCCGTGGCCCCCGGACCGACCGCCACCGCTATGTTTCTGGACGGCAAGGACGAGCAGACCATCGCGAAGCTGGCCGGCCAGGCACCGCTGGAGCGGCTGGGCACCCCGCAGGACATCGCCGAGGTGATCTCCTTCCTCGCCGGTCCGGCCCGCTGGGTCAACGGCCAGGTGCTGCGCGCCAACGGCGGCATCGTCTGAGCCGCGCGATGACACCGTTTCGCCCCATCCCGCCCCGCTCACCTCATTCGCCGCGCACCTCATTCGCCGCTCACCCCAGGAGGACAGCCATGAGCAGGACCATCGTGATCACAGGTGCGGGCTCCGGCTTCGGAGCACTGGCCGCACGCGCCCTGGCCGACGCCGGGCACACCGTCTACGCCGCGATGCGCAACACCACGACACGCAACGCCGACCGGGTCGCCGAAGCGGCCCAGTACGCCGCCGAGCACGGCGTGGACCTGCGTACCGTCGAACTCGACGTGCTCTCCCAGGAGTCCGCCGACGCCGCCATCGCCACGATCCTGTCCGAAGCCGGCCGCCTCGATGTGATCATCCACAACGCCGGGCACATGGTCACCGGCCCGACGGAGGCATTCACCCCCGAGGAACTGGCAGCGGTCTACGACACCAATGTCCTCGGCACCCAACGCGTCAACCGCGCGGCCCTGCCGCACCTGCGGGCCCAGGAGAGCGGCCTGGTCCTGTGGATCGGCTCCACCTCCACCAAGGGCGGCACCCCGCCCTACCTCGCCCCCTACTTCGCCGCCAAGGCCGCCATGGACGCCCTCGCCGTGTCGTACGCGGCCGAGCTGGCCCGCTTCAACATCGAGACCAGCATCGTCGTGCCCGGCGCCTTCACCTCGGGGACCAACCACTTCGTCACCGGCGGACCCCCCGCCGACCGGACGGTCGTCCCGGACTACGAGGAGCGCTACGAGGGCCTGATGAACCAGGTCTCCCAGCGCCTGGCCGCCCTGGCCCCGGCCGATGCCGATGTGTCCCAGGTGGCGGATGCGATCGTGGCCGTCGTGGAGGCAGAGCACGGCAAGCGGCCCTTCCGGGTCCATGTGGACCCGGCGGACGACGGCAGCGAGGCCGTCAGCGCCGTTGCCGACCGGATCCGGGCCGAGTTCCTCACAAGGATCGGCCTCGACGACCTGCTGGCCCCCCATACCGTCGTCCGGCACGCGTCAGAGCGTGCTTGATAGCGTCCGTGCGATGAGCACACGAGCACGGATTCTGGAAGAGGCGGCGCGCCTGGTCGCGGAGTCGCCGAACGGGGAGATCTCCACCCGGGCCGTGTGCGAGGCTGCACAGGTGGGGGCCCCGGCGCTCTACCGCCACTTCGGCGACAAGGAAGGCCTGCTGTCCGCGGTGGTGGACCACGGCTTCGACAAGTACCTTGCGACGAAGCGGCAGCGCGGCGAGAGCGCGGACCCCATCGAGGACCTGCGCAACGGCTGGGACAGTCACGTCGAATTCGCCCTGCAGAACCCGAATCTGTACCGGCTGATGAATTCACCGGCCATGCGCACCCCACCGGCCGCGGCTCTGGAGTCCCACAGGATCCTCACCAAGGACCTGGAACGGGCCGCGGCCGTGGGCAGGCTGCGGCTGGCCCCCGAACTGGCCGCGCAGATGGTGATGTCGGCCAACGTGGGCGTGGCGCTGATGCTGGTCGCCCGCCCCGCGACCTTCAGGGACACGAGCACGTCCCGGCGGGTACGCGACGCCGTTCACGCCCAGATCTTCACCCCGGACGCGGCAGGCGCCCCCACCGACGCGGACGGCACGGGGGCGACCTCGTCCGGGGCCTCCGTACCGTCCACCGCGGCCCGGCTGAGCGCGCTCCTGCGGCAGACGCCCGATCCCGCACTCAGCCCGGCCGAGGGCGCCCTCCTGACGGAATGGCTCAACCGCCTGTCGAACGCCCCTCGCGACCGCTAGGGCCTCTGTCCGGTCCTAGATCCCCGTGCGGTCCGCATCGGAGTCGAAGTCCCCGGAGAACGCCGCCGCCATCCGCAGATGACCGGTCGCCTCCTCGCTCCGCCCCTGGCGCTCAAGGGTGCGGCCGAGCATCAGCCGCGCATAGTGCTCCACCGGGTCGCGCTCCAGAACCGCCCGCAGCTCCGTCTCGGCCTTGCCGAGCCGGGCCGAGTGATAGTACGCCCGGGCCAGCAGCAGACGCGGAGAGACCTGCTCCGGCACCTCCTCGACCAGACCCTCCAGAATCCGGGCCGCGGTCGTGTACTCCTTCGCCTCGAAGAACATCTGCGCACGGTCCCAGCGGTCCGCGGCCGTACCGAACTCGAAATAGGTGTCGTTCACTTGACCTCCTCGTTCACGGACCGTCCCCGGATCGCTCCGGACCTGCCCCCATCACTGACCCAGCTGGACGCCCGGCCACCTTCAGTCACCCGAACATGGCACACTGGTTGAATATTCCACTAAATAATCGGCGTGGGTACCGGCACCCCGGGCCCCCACGGGAATAGGTTGAGCGCCATGAGCAATCTCGATCGCCAGGCCGCACTCTCCGTCTGTGGAGGGCGGGGCTTCGTCGTCGCCGAACCTGTACGTGAACTCCTCACTCCGCGCCATGTCCAGCTGGGTGAGTCCACCGAGGTCCGCAGGCTGCTGCCCAACCTGGGGCGCCGGATGGTCGGCGCATGGGCCTTCGTCGATCACTACGGCCCCGACGACATCGCAGGCGAACCCGGGATGCAAGTGCCGCCCCACCCCCACATGGGCCTGCAGACGGTCAGCTGGCTGCACGACGGTGAGGTCCTGCACCGCGACAGCCTGGGCAGTCTCCGTACGATCCGCCCGCGCGAGCTGGGACTGATGACCTCCGGCCAGGCCATCAGCCACTCCGAGGAGAGCCCGAAGTCCCACGCGAGGTTTCTGCACGGCGCCCAGCTCTGGGTCGCCCTGCCGGACGCCCACCGTCACGTCGAGCCGCACTTCCAGCACCACACCGAACTGCCGGCCATCACGGCCCCCGGCCTCACCGCCACCCTGATCCTGGGCGAACTCGACGGCGCCACCTCGCCCGGCACCACGTACACCCCGATCGTCGGCGCCGACCTGTCCCTGTCCAGCGGCGCCGAGACCCGCCTGCCGCTCGACCCGGACTTCGAATACGCGGTGCTCTCGATGTCCGGCCAGGCCGAGGTCGACGGCGTACCCGTGCTGCCCGGCTCCATGCTCTACCTCGGCTGCGGCCGCACCGAACTCCCCTTGCGCGCGGCCACCGACGCGGGCCTCATGCTCCTGGGCGGCGAGCCCTTCGAGGAGGAGATCGTCATGTGGTGGAACTTCATCGGGCGTTCCCACGAGGAGATCGAGGAGGCCCGGAAGGGCTGGATGGAGAGCTCCCGCTTCGGCGAGGTGAAGGGCTACGACGGTGACCGGCTGCCCGCTCCGGAACTCCCGCCTGTCGCGCTGAAACCACGTGGTCGGGTGCGCTGACCTGGTGTGATGCACCTGTTGCGAGTCGCCTTTGTCAAGTGCTGCCCCGACCGCCACTGGCGGGAGGGGGTTGTCGGGATGGGGATATTCCGACTGTGCTCTGTTTTCCTCCGGCCAGTGGTCAGTGGCTCGTGGCAGCCTCTCAGGCGACGGTCGCCGGGGTGTCCCGCAGGGTGACGTTGGCGTGGCTCTCCTGGAAGCTCTGGTCGGAGACCAGAGTCAGCCGGGCTGTGGACTGGAACTCCGGGAGAGTGGCGGAGCCGCAGGAGACCATCGTGGTCTTGAGCTTGGCGATGGTCAGGGCGAGCCCTTCGTTGAGGTCGCCGGCGTAGGGG
This sequence is a window from Streptomyces sp. NBC_01217. Protein-coding genes within it:
- a CDS encoding pirin family protein — its product is MSNLDRQAALSVCGGRGFVVAEPVRELLTPRHVQLGESTEVRRLLPNLGRRMVGAWAFVDHYGPDDIAGEPGMQVPPHPHMGLQTVSWLHDGEVLHRDSLGSLRTIRPRELGLMTSGQAISHSEESPKSHARFLHGAQLWVALPDAHRHVEPHFQHHTELPAITAPGLTATLILGELDGATSPGTTYTPIVGADLSLSSGAETRLPLDPDFEYAVLSMSGQAEVDGVPVLPGSMLYLGCGRTELPLRAATDAGLMLLGGEPFEEEIVMWWNFIGRSHEEIEEARKGWMESSRFGEVKGYDGDRLPAPELPPVALKPRGRVR
- a CDS encoding CbtB domain-containing protein gives rise to the protein MAQIAAPATAAPAITPISLKAIAPWAVFFGILMLVLLYFVGAEQGATAVISGEGVHEWVHDGRHLLGFPCH
- a CDS encoding tetratricopeptide repeat protein, encoding MNDTYFEFGTAADRWDRAQMFFEAKEYTTAARILEGLVEEVPEQVSPRLLLARAYYHSARLGKAETELRAVLERDPVEHYARLMLGRTLERQGRSEEATGHLRMAAAFSGDFDSDADRTGI
- a CDS encoding histidine phosphatase family protein, which gives rise to MTVQVMLISPALDAALREARFGGDAPLDAAGVRQARAAAPEVPAADRHVRGPSGRCTGTADALGLRAEPEPGLRDWDMGRWSGQRLATVSGNEPEAVSAWLTDPSAAPHGGESLLEFCARVGRWLESAGAPYGDGGGRVLGVVEPAVVRAVIVRALALPAEAFWRLDVAPLTLTGLSGRSGRWNLRCGRPLSAAQGNPRRP
- the trxA gene encoding thioredoxin, yielding MSTVELTKENFDQVVSDSGFVLIDFWASWCGPCRQFAPVYDAASERHDDLVFAKVDTEAQQELAAAFEIRSIPTLMIVRDNVAVFAQPGALPEAALEDIIGQARKLDMDEVRKSIEDQKNEQK
- a CDS encoding TetR/AcrR family transcriptional regulator gives rise to the protein MSTRARILEEAARLVAESPNGEISTRAVCEAAQVGAPALYRHFGDKEGLLSAVVDHGFDKYLATKRQRGESADPIEDLRNGWDSHVEFALQNPNLYRLMNSPAMRTPPAAALESHRILTKDLERAAAVGRLRLAPELAAQMVMSANVGVALMLVARPATFRDTSTSRRVRDAVHAQIFTPDAAGAPTDADGTGATSSGASVPSTAARLSALLRQTPDPALSPAEGALLTEWLNRLSNAPRDR
- a CDS encoding dihydrolipoyl dehydrogenase family protein — protein: MTDASLNTEYDVVVIGAGPVGENVADRARAAGLSTAVVEAELIGGECSYWACMPSKALLRPVVARADARRLPGLSDAVQGPLDTKAVLARRDAFASNWKDDGQAAWVEGIGADIYRGQGRITGVRTASVTAPDGTEHRLTARHAIAVCTGSRAVVPNLPGVEGAHPWTSREATSAKEVPGRLVIVGGGVVGVEMATVWQALGARVTMLIRGKGLLPKMEPFAGELVAEALAEGGADIRTGVSATSVRRTAPDGPVTVELDNGERVEADEILFATGRAPRTDDLGLETVGLTPGSWLTVDDSCRVDGTTWLYAIGDVNHRALLTHQGKYQARIAGAAIAARAAGVPLLETERWGAHAATADHAAVPQVVFTDPEAGAVGLTLAEAEEAGHRVRAVDYDLAAVAGSGLYADGYRGRARMVVDLDREILLGVTFVGPGIGELVHSATVAVAGEVPIDRLWHAVPAYPTISEIWLRLLETYRDA
- a CDS encoding CbtA family protein; this translates as MNSISVRALLVRGMLAGLVAGALALVVAYFLGESRVDAAIALEEAHSHDHGGGEELVSRTMQSTAGLATGVLVFGVAIGGIAALVFCYALGRIGRFGPRATAALIAGAALLTVYVVPFLKYPANPPAVGNPDTIGRRTALFFLMVALSVLLAVAAVILGKRLAPRLGNWNATIAASAAYVLVIGLAYAFLPSFNEVGKDFPAALLWEFRLATLAVQATLWITFGLVFGGLTERLLVPRTESVRTGSGTANRPAAASG
- a CDS encoding ABC transporter ATP-binding protein: MRPVPGGCSSTSRHSDAEVVEEGTAEEVFGAPRHPYTKSLLAAVVTVGTDAAPPGDLPETGGPVPTRPGTSPADAARSR
- a CDS encoding LacI family DNA-binding transcriptional regulator, with amino-acid sequence MSQLPNQPIEGPVPTSADVARLAGVSRATVSYVLNNNAAVRISEPTRRRVREAATELGYVPHAGARSLRAGHTRMVLLPTVNFPAAPLHHRFFHQLESGLRRLDYTVVQYGSTGLDAEDAPRAWAELRPVAVIAPGTVPLTPQGTAVLRRSGARAVITLGPRPVDGAHALVMDQRKVGSRAVGHLLERGRRRIGVVMPEESGLGLFAEPRLAGARQAAQSHGVLVEPLALRYEEESAARLAVRWRALGLDAVFAYNDEYAMLLMRALQDAGIEVPRETAVIGADDLMLGRLLRPRLSTVRMELGTAQPLADVVDRLVRHPGGAPEHHDLLRARAVHRESS
- a CDS encoding SDR family oxidoreductase encodes the protein MSEQNTTARRVAIVTGGSRGIGRESAERLASDGFAVVINYAGNRTEAESAVAAITAAGGQAIAFRADVADEVAVAALFDTAEESFGGVDVVVHAAGVMTLAPLVDTDLDALDRMHRTNIRGTFVVDQQAARRLRKGGAIVNFSSSVLALAMPGYSAYAATKGAVEAMTLILARELRGRDITVNAVAPGPTATAMFLDGKDEQTIAKLAGQAPLERLGTPQDIAEVISFLAGPARWVNGQVLRANGGIV
- a CDS encoding GNAT family N-acetyltransferase encodes the protein MTDLETPRLLLRLMTASDALQVMAGKPGDGARWAPGYPSPGEMAAAERFLGACAAKGDPSPFGSYEIRRREDGMVIGGLGFHGAPDENGHVTIGYGLAPSAQGMGYASEALRALLLFAREQGVSCVHGDTDLDNLASQRVMTAVGMRLVREDTLLKHYRIDWDRRGGKE
- a CDS encoding SDR family NAD(P)-dependent oxidoreductase, yielding MSRTIVITGAGSGFGALAARALADAGHTVYAAMRNTTTRNADRVAEAAQYAAEHGVDLRTVELDVLSQESADAAIATILSEAGRLDVIIHNAGHMVTGPTEAFTPEELAAVYDTNVLGTQRVNRAALPHLRAQESGLVLWIGSTSTKGGTPPYLAPYFAAKAAMDALAVSYAAELARFNIETSIVVPGAFTSGTNHFVTGGPPADRTVVPDYEERYEGLMNQVSQRLAALAPADADVSQVADAIVAVVEAEHGKRPFRVHVDPADDGSEAVSAVADRIRAEFLTRIGLDDLLAPHTVVRHASERA